A single window of Nicotiana sylvestris chromosome 3, ASM39365v2, whole genome shotgun sequence DNA harbors:
- the LOC104236175 gene encoding ABC transporter I family member 17, whose amino-acid sequence MEILPGSREPLLENESGFREDGEIKIQVRGLTKVSDKGISILNNVNVDIPKGIIMGVIGPSGSGKSTLLRSLNRLWEPPSNTVFLDGQDICDLDVLTLRRKIGMLFQLPVLFEGAVADNVRYGPQLKGKKLSDNEVYKLLTLADLDSSFFSKSGGELSVGQAQRVALARTLANEPEVLLLDEPTSALDPISTQNIEDVLVKLKREQNLTVVMVSHSIKQIKRIADIVCLLVNGEIVEILKPDQLCEAKHPMAQRFLELSA is encoded by the exons ATGGAAATTTTACCAG GATCAAGAGAGCCACTTCTAGAGAATGAGAGTGGATTTAGGGAAGATGGAGAAATCAAGATTCAGGTAAGGGGTCTTACAAAGGTGTCGGATAAGGGTATTTCTATATTGAACAATGTAAACGTTGACATACCCAAAGGTATAATCATGGGTGTCATTGGCCCAAGTGGTAGTGGAAAGTCAACCTTATTGCGATCACTCAATCGATTGTGGGAACCTCCTTCCAACACTGTGTTTTTGGACGGTCAAGATATATGTGATCTGGATGTGCTTACTCTCCGCCGTAAGATTGGCATGCTCTTTCAGCTTCCTGTTCTCTTTGAAG GCGCTGTTGCAGATAATGTAAGATATGGGCCACAATTAAAAGGAAAGAAACTAAGTGACAATGAGGTATACAAGTTGCTGACTCTAGCTGACCTGGATTCATCTTTCTTCAGCAAGTCAGGTGGAGAACTCTCTGTTGGTCAAGCACAGAGAGTTGCACTTGCTAGGACCTTGGCTAATGAACCAGAG GTTCTGCTGCTGGATGAGCCAACAAGTGCACTGGATCCGATATCAACACAGAATATTGAGGATGTTCTTGTAAAGCTGAAGAGGGAGCAGAATTTGACCGTTGTGATGGTTTCACATAGCATCAAACAAATAAAGAGAATAGCAGACATAGTATGTCTGCTTGTTAATGGGGAGATTGTAGAAATTTTAAAGCCTGATCAACTTTGTGAAGCTAAACATCCCATGGCACAAAGATTTCTTGAACTCAGCGCCTAA